A region of Nitrospinota bacterium DNA encodes the following proteins:
- a CDS encoding HAMP domain-containing protein — translation MKELLKNLLALKAHTLSVKLSILMGILFLIFSLFNILTYAYKQKEQAIFEAETNARSIANTVLSSLNSMMEQGSIDQRGLFIDLLKKTSEGLDEIRVFRSHSVVKQFGEGLPGEAPVDEIDRRVLETGKPEFHLVGEMGHMKLRAVVPFLITDNRGGINCLNCHDGRAGDVNGAISMVISLEEAEKLGLSDIIKTSFFHLIELIILLTMVLYIIYRVVLTPLGKITHMIEELGRGNLHDRLDINRKDEMGQMAKVMNQFADNLKHEVVAAFDKLAEGDFTFEAKGVIRDGLRVTNENLNRLIAQINAAGEKIAFSSVQVLSSSESLASGAQEQAGSIEQITHIMEQMRSKIGITAENAMEANRLMTTAKEAAVNGNRQMEEMVGAMARIVESGQSISKIIKVIDEIAFQTNLLALNAAVEAARAGRHGKGFAVVAEQVRNLAARSAKAAKETEELIESSVANSRNGAQIASKTAGALNEIVESVGKVTGLVENIAHASGEQAEGINVANEGVTRIDRVTQQNASIASETTEEAEKLAAQVVELRKMLSRFRLKSLPHGQPGNQQQVRRLPPAR, via the coding sequence ATGAAGGAATTGCTGAAGAACCTGCTGGCGCTAAAAGCCCATACTTTAAGCGTAAAGCTTTCCATCCTGATGGGCATCCTTTTCCTCATTTTCTCCCTTTTTAACATATTAACCTACGCGTACAAGCAAAAAGAGCAGGCTATTTTCGAAGCCGAAACCAACGCCAGATCCATCGCAAATACGGTATTAAGCTCCCTCAACTCCATGATGGAGCAGGGGAGCATAGACCAGCGGGGGCTTTTCATAGACCTTCTGAAGAAAACCAGTGAAGGGTTGGATGAAATAAGGGTTTTCCGGAGCCACTCTGTGGTGAAGCAATTCGGCGAAGGACTGCCCGGCGAGGCGCCGGTTGACGAGATTGACCGGAGGGTGCTTGAGACCGGCAAACCGGAATTCCATTTGGTCGGGGAAATGGGCCACATGAAACTGAGGGCCGTGGTGCCATTTCTGATAACCGACAACCGTGGCGGGATTAACTGCCTTAACTGCCATGATGGCAGGGCCGGGGACGTTAACGGAGCCATAAGCATGGTGATAAGCCTGGAAGAGGCGGAAAAGCTTGGATTGTCGGATATCATAAAGACATCTTTCTTCCACCTGATCGAGCTTATCATCCTGCTTACGATGGTGCTATATATCATATACAGGGTTGTGCTTACGCCTTTGGGCAAGATAACCCATATGATAGAAGAGCTGGGCCGGGGCAACCTGCACGACAGGCTGGACATCAACAGGAAAGACGAGATGGGCCAGATGGCCAAGGTTATGAACCAGTTCGCCGACAATTTAAAACACGAGGTGGTGGCGGCGTTCGACAAGCTGGCGGAGGGGGATTTCACCTTCGAGGCCAAAGGCGTTATCCGCGACGGGCTAAGGGTGACCAACGAAAACCTGAACCGCCTGATCGCTCAGATTAACGCCGCCGGGGAGAAGATAGCATTCTCGTCGGTGCAGGTGCTGTCTTCCAGCGAATCGCTGGCCTCCGGCGCGCAGGAGCAGGCCGGCTCCATAGAGCAGATAACCCATATCATGGAGCAGATGCGTTCCAAGATCGGCATAACGGCGGAAAACGCCATGGAAGCCAACAGGCTTATGACCACAGCCAAAGAAGCCGCTGTGAACGGCAACCGCCAGATGGAAGAAATGGTGGGCGCCATGGCGCGCATTGTGGAGTCTGGCCAGAGCATATCCAAGATCATCAAGGTGATAGACGAAATAGCGTTCCAGACAAACCTTCTGGCGCTCAACGCGGCGGTGGAAGCGGCCCGGGCCGGAAGGCACGGCAAGGGCTTCGCCGTGGTGGCAGAGCAAGTGCGAAACCTGGCCGCCAGGAGCGCCAAGGCCGCCAAGGAGACCGAGGAGCTTATCGAAAGCTCCGTTGCCAACTCCAGGAATGGCGCTCAGATAGCTTCCAAGACCGCAGGCGCTCTCAACGAGATCGTGGAGTCGGTAGGGAAAGTCACCGGCTTGGTGGAAAACATCGCCCACGCCTCCGGCGAACAGGCCGAAGGGATAAACGTGGCCAACGAAGGGGTTACACGGATAGACCGGGTGACCCAGCAAAACGCATCCATCGCCAGCGAAACCACCGAGGAGGCCGAAAAACTGGCGGCCCAGGTGGTGGAGCTGAGGAAGATGCTCTCCCGCTTCAGGCTTAAGAGCTTGCCCCACGGCCAGCCTGGCAATCAACAGCAGGTTAGAAGGCTCCCTCCGGCCCGCTAA
- a CDS encoding ApaG domain-containing protein, with the protein MDSDKGLSVEIVKLEKLPDDRVPAPYKGGFAYTIKIINKSGVTVQLLGRKWMIKQADGSVETVEGDGVVGAQPVIAHNGEHVYTSYCLLHGTHGAMWGFYFGRDLEDNPVMWRIPKFEMRMEARSGFGPEDGLDEAP; encoded by the coding sequence ATGGACAGCGACAAAGGACTCTCCGTTGAAATAGTAAAGCTTGAAAAGCTTCCCGACGACCGGGTTCCCGCTCCTTACAAGGGCGGATTCGCCTATACCATAAAGATCATCAACAAGAGCGGCGTTACGGTCCAGCTTCTGGGCCGGAAATGGATGATAAAGCAGGCCGACGGTTCGGTGGAGACAGTGGAGGGGGACGGCGTGGTGGGCGCCCAGCCTGTGATCGCGCATAACGGGGAGCATGTTTACACCAGCTATTGCCTCCTGCACGGTACGCACGGGGCCATGTGGGGGTTTTATTTCGGGCGTGACCTGGAGGACAATCCCGTGATGTGGCGGATACCGAAATTCGAGATGCGGATGGAGGCCCGAAGCGGATTCGGCCCGGAAGACGGGCTGGACGAAGCCCCATAG
- the eno gene encoding phosphopyruvate hydratase — MSAIAEILAREIMDSRGNPTVEVDVYLESGAFGRAAVPSGASTGSREALEMRDGDSKRYLGKGVLKAVENVNGKIAPRLLGVDASQQALIDMLMIELDGTSSKKKLGANAILGVSMAVAKAAADESGLPLYRYIGGVNGKELPVPMMNIINGGAHADNNVDFQEFMIMPVGAGCFCEALRYGSEVFHNLKSILKKKGYATSVGDEGGFAPNLKSNSEAVEVILEAITKAGYKPGKDIMLALDAAASEFHEKGKYVMEAEAKPQKTTDDMIKFYESLVNQYPIISIEDGLAEGDWAGWKSLTDALGSKVQLVGDDIFVTNTEIFAKGIEKGVANSILIKVNQIGTLTETLDAIEMAKRAGYTAVVSHRSGETEDSTIADIAVAVNAGQIKTGSMSRTDRIAKYNQLVRIEEELGPAAVFRGRDVFTSIC; from the coding sequence ATGAGCGCTATCGCCGAGATACTGGCCCGGGAGATTATGGATTCCCGCGGGAATCCCACAGTGGAAGTGGACGTTTATCTTGAATCAGGGGCCTTTGGGCGCGCGGCGGTCCCGTCGGGAGCCTCCACCGGTTCGCGGGAAGCGCTGGAAATGCGGGATGGCGACAGCAAACGCTATCTGGGCAAAGGCGTACTGAAAGCCGTGGAGAACGTGAACGGCAAGATAGCCCCCAGGCTTCTCGGCGTGGACGCCAGCCAGCAGGCGCTCATAGACATGCTGATGATAGAGCTGGACGGCACATCCAGCAAAAAGAAACTTGGCGCCAACGCCATCCTGGGCGTATCCATGGCGGTGGCCAAAGCCGCCGCGGACGAGAGCGGCCTGCCCCTTTACCGCTACATCGGCGGGGTCAACGGTAAAGAGCTCCCCGTGCCCATGATGAACATCATCAACGGCGGCGCCCATGCCGACAACAATGTGGATTTCCAGGAATTCATGATCATGCCTGTGGGCGCGGGCTGTTTTTGCGAGGCCCTTCGGTATGGCTCCGAGGTGTTCCACAACCTCAAATCGATACTGAAGAAGAAGGGTTACGCCACCTCGGTGGGGGATGAAGGCGGGTTCGCCCCCAACCTGAAAAGCAACAGTGAAGCGGTGGAAGTGATTCTGGAGGCGATAACCAAGGCTGGCTACAAACCCGGCAAAGACATCATGCTGGCGCTGGACGCGGCGGCTTCGGAGTTCCACGAAAAAGGCAAATACGTGATGGAAGCCGAGGCCAAGCCCCAGAAAACCACCGACGATATGATCAAGTTCTACGAAAGCCTCGTCAACCAATATCCAATCATCTCCATCGAAGACGGCCTGGCCGAGGGGGATTGGGCCGGATGGAAATCCCTTACGGACGCGCTTGGCTCCAAAGTCCAGCTGGTGGGGGACGATATTTTCGTGACCAACACCGAGATATTCGCCAAAGGTATCGAGAAAGGGGTGGCAAACTCCATCCTGATAAAGGTGAACCAGATAGGCACCCTCACGGAAACTCTGGACGCCATCGAGATGGCCAAGCGCGCCGGATACACCGCCGTGGTGTCGCACCGGTCCGGGGAGACGGAAGACTCCACGATCGCCGACATCGCCGTGGCGGTGAACGCCGGGCAGATAAAGACCGGCTCCATGAGCAGGACCGACAGGATAGCCAAATACAACCAGCTTGTAAGGATAGAGGAAGAGCTTGGGCCAGCGGCGGTGTTCCGCGGGCGGGACGTTTTCACATCCATTTGCTGA
- a CDS encoding PAS domain S-box protein, with protein MNGLDQISKPAFKGAGQEPPKEALAGDDWYRLLFNSVNDAIFVYHLLEDGSPGPFIDVNDVAVHRLEYSRGEFMGLTVADISGMDSPTVNLKTVMAEFMEKKSLRIEWIHKAKSGRKIPVEVSSHIFDMDGKQTVISIARDITERNTALAAKRAAEELWQAQEEQLETILNAIPAMVIFKDRENRIVRANKAFLDFIGAGRAQVLQKTSFDIFPPEDAERFRLDDLEVMITGQPKTNIITTIRKEGRSRWVKIDKVPYKDREGIIKGVIAFAVDITQLKEAEMELANAQAEMETRVTSRTSELMSANQRLKLEARERAVAQEALLKSQERYKLLVEGVRLISWEADPQSRQFTFVSNQAVEILGYPIKKWSELDFWKNHIHPDDRARAVEYSMTAAGKGLDHDLEYRFMNSNGQPVWFRDIVTVTRVEGKPVSLRGAMIDINQRKASEEELIKAKETAEEATRLKDKFVSLVAHDLKSPLTSMVGLLNLINREAGQNLMVKHREMLWHIGKSGERIIQMINELLDISRLKTGAITPQPRFQDAHILAESAMSAMKYVAEEKTINIRNNVAPGSRIYADPELFSQVLLNLIANAIKFSPAGSVVELFQPKGKPGSVAVRDNGIGINPEIAPDLFRHEIKTSTLGTAGEKGTGLGLPYCDDIMKAHGGSIAVESEKGKGSVFIASLPVKKPLILLVEDEKIVRAVYRRYLEKIDAVIEEAGDGEEALDMMDSVIPDLVIMDIFMPVMGGFDLLTRLRGAPKTKNVPVIVVTSDSNMETREKAFRLGANDFISKLMEPADFIPRVRRFIY; from the coding sequence ATGAACGGACTGGACCAGATATCCAAACCGGCTTTCAAAGGCGCCGGGCAAGAGCCACCAAAGGAAGCTTTGGCGGGCGATGACTGGTACCGCCTCCTGTTCAACAGCGTCAACGACGCCATCTTCGTCTATCACCTTTTAGAAGACGGTTCCCCCGGCCCATTCATAGACGTAAACGACGTGGCCGTCCACAGGCTTGAATACAGCCGCGGCGAGTTTATGGGCCTGACCGTGGCGGACATCTCCGGGATGGACTCGCCAACCGTAAACCTGAAAACGGTAATGGCCGAATTCATGGAGAAAAAGTCCCTCAGGATCGAATGGATCCACAAGGCGAAAAGCGGCCGCAAAATACCCGTTGAGGTAAGCTCCCATATTTTTGACATGGATGGAAAGCAAACAGTTATTTCCATCGCCAGGGACATTACCGAACGAAATACGGCCCTGGCCGCCAAACGCGCCGCCGAGGAATTGTGGCAGGCGCAGGAAGAACAGCTGGAGACAATACTCAACGCCATCCCCGCCATGGTGATATTCAAGGACAGGGAAAACCGGATAGTGCGCGCCAACAAGGCGTTCCTGGATTTCATCGGCGCCGGCCGGGCCCAGGTGTTACAAAAAACATCCTTCGATATTTTCCCGCCGGAAGACGCCGAGAGGTTCCGCCTGGACGACCTGGAGGTGATGATAACCGGCCAGCCGAAGACTAACATCATCACCACCATCCGCAAAGAGGGGCGCTCCCGGTGGGTGAAGATAGACAAGGTCCCCTACAAAGACAGGGAGGGCATCATAAAAGGGGTCATTGCCTTCGCGGTGGACATCACCCAGCTGAAGGAAGCGGAAATGGAACTGGCCAACGCCCAGGCTGAGATGGAAACCCGCGTAACCAGCCGCACTTCGGAACTTATGAGCGCCAACCAGAGGCTGAAGCTTGAGGCCAGGGAACGGGCCGTGGCCCAGGAGGCGCTGTTAAAAAGCCAGGAACGCTACAAGCTCCTGGTGGAAGGAGTGCGCCTTATCTCCTGGGAGGCGGATCCTCAATCCAGGCAGTTCACCTTCGTCAGCAACCAGGCCGTGGAGATCCTGGGCTATCCCATAAAAAAATGGAGCGAGCTGGATTTCTGGAAAAACCATATCCATCCGGACGACAGGGCCCGCGCCGTGGAATATTCCATGACCGCCGCCGGCAAGGGGCTCGACCACGACCTGGAGTACCGTTTCATGAACTCCAACGGCCAGCCCGTCTGGTTCCGGGACATCGTCACCGTCACCCGCGTGGAGGGCAAGCCCGTGTCATTGCGCGGCGCGATGATTGACATCAACCAGCGGAAAGCCTCGGAGGAAGAGCTTATAAAGGCCAAGGAAACGGCGGAGGAAGCCACCCGGTTGAAAGACAAGTTCGTGTCGCTTGTGGCGCACGACCTGAAGTCGCCCCTCACCTCCATGGTGGGCCTGCTAAACCTCATCAACCGCGAGGCGGGCCAGAACCTTATGGTAAAACACCGGGAGATGCTGTGGCACATAGGCAAGAGCGGCGAGCGGATCATACAGATGATCAACGAACTGCTGGACATAAGCCGTTTGAAGACCGGCGCCATTACCCCCCAGCCTAGATTCCAGGACGCCCACATCCTGGCTGAATCGGCCATGTCGGCGATGAAATACGTGGCCGAGGAGAAAACCATCAATATCCGCAACAACGTGGCCCCCGGCTCGCGGATTTACGCCGACCCGGAGCTTTTCTCGCAGGTGCTTCTAAACCTCATCGCCAACGCCATAAAGTTTTCGCCCGCCGGATCCGTTGTCGAGCTTTTCCAGCCCAAGGGTAAGCCGGGATCTGTGGCGGTGAGGGACAATGGCATAGGGATAAACCCGGAGATCGCGCCCGACCTGTTCCGTCATGAAATAAAGACCTCCACCCTTGGCACCGCTGGCGAAAAAGGCACCGGCCTTGGCCTTCCATACTGCGACGACATCATGAAAGCCCACGGCGGCTCCATAGCGGTGGAGTCGGAAAAAGGGAAGGGAAGCGTGTTTATAGCGTCGCTCCCGGTGAAAAAGCCGCTTATCCTGCTGGTGGAGGACGAGAAAATAGTCCGCGCCGTTTACCGCCGCTACCTGGAAAAGATAGACGCGGTAATCGAGGAGGCCGGCGACGGCGAGGAGGCTCTGGACATGATGGATAGCGTTATCCCGGACCTGGTGATAATGGACATCTTCATGCCGGTGATGGGCGGGTTCGACCTGCTTACGCGCCTGCGCGGCGCCCCCAAAACCAAGAACGTCCCGGTAATCGTGGTCACGTCCGACTCCAACATGGAAACCCGTGAGAAAGCCTTCCGGCTGGGCGCCAACGATTTCATCTCAAAACTCATGGAGCCCGCCGATTTCATTCCCCGCGTCCGCAGGTTCATCTACTAG
- a CDS encoding septum formation initiator family protein, whose amino-acid sequence MMDRKPWFLFAVSVVYFLLVTIAARYKENGFNDINRLSTAIAEVREKITGVTEENGLYVKELAQITASDEYVEAIARESLGVVKPGEVVYEFVDIEKIAGHQPVNETAGEPSE is encoded by the coding sequence ATGATGGACAGGAAACCCTGGTTTCTTTTCGCAGTATCGGTGGTGTATTTCCTTTTGGTTACGATAGCCGCCCGGTACAAAGAGAACGGGTTTAATGACATAAACCGCTTATCCACCGCCATAGCGGAGGTTAGGGAAAAGATAACCGGGGTCACCGAAGAAAACGGCCTTTATGTTAAAGAGCTGGCCCAGATAACCGCCAGCGACGAATATGTTGAGGCCATCGCCCGGGAAAGCCTGGGGGTGGTAAAGCCCGGCGAGGTGGTTTACGAATTCGTGGATATTGAGAAGATAGCAGGCCACCAGCCGGTAAATGAGACGGCGGGGGAACCGTCTGAATAA
- a CDS encoding thioredoxin domain-containing protein, whose protein sequence is MKKTLILALAMAITANPAPARAGQDGPAGAFYTKAVTYGSIKWYPWDGDTFKAARAVGKPLLIYIGQYSCETCLDTIVKLSGEPEFAQLVNGSFTPVLVDSLEQPHVTQFYLQYFQITLRESGWPMLVFATPDGTPFMGSGSSFAPPGAMHMDMARKALVVFNEDKRKINGNTAVLREAYQRLNGISAIHAKPGAVKPDILEETRARHDATWGGFGQGVKFPQAVLLRHILSNPDSAPEDILMVKSDVDAMLSSPLRDPIGGGFFRYARTREWDWPEPEKNMALNAGMVNLLLDVYRVTKDNVYLAFAVETAQFMLRESYRPGGGFRASQHSAGGAYYKWTADGLLNALGGADGPWAVDMFGMSGAEGPAYPRFASWKSGEENDPAQRMERVKSVLLAKRGQTLAPDIEHVMVTSWSALAASALVNMYTATSAEKYLIPAVRTYESIESHMKSGAILPHLVDDKGKSGGGAFLEDYSAFMALALDLYEATGGKAYLAMARKMAMESEKLFLADGGGLLIAAVDADVPLTRQKSFLDGAAPAPGGLMAQNYARLYGFTGLVKYSEKAASASADGLRLYGLAPLAVASYAQGAMMAKEGAMLSISLSGSVNDPEYWAVLGELRQAPIFNKVIMTSPKQSGPVTMEARRAGNIKTITGPQAIREMVESETLKFKQFEKLWTATKDSPLK, encoded by the coding sequence TTGAAAAAAACACTAATACTGGCGCTGGCCATGGCCATTACGGCCAATCCGGCTCCGGCCCGGGCCGGGCAGGATGGCCCGGCGGGCGCGTTCTACACAAAAGCCGTTACTTACGGCTCCATAAAGTGGTATCCATGGGATGGCGATACTTTCAAAGCCGCCCGCGCCGTTGGGAAACCCTTGCTTATATATATCGGCCAATACTCATGCGAAACCTGCCTGGATACCATTGTCAAACTATCAGGCGAACCGGAGTTCGCCCAGCTTGTTAATGGGAGCTTTACTCCGGTACTGGTAGATAGCCTTGAACAGCCCCACGTAACCCAGTTTTACCTGCAATATTTCCAGATAACGCTTCGGGAGAGCGGTTGGCCCATGCTGGTGTTCGCCACGCCGGATGGGACGCCGTTCATGGGGTCTGGTTCCTCTTTTGCGCCCCCCGGCGCCATGCATATGGACATGGCCCGAAAAGCCTTGGTCGTTTTTAACGAGGACAAACGCAAGATAAACGGTAATACCGCCGTGCTCCGGGAAGCCTATCAGCGGTTGAACGGGATATCGGCTATCCACGCCAAACCTGGCGCCGTGAAACCGGATATCCTGGAGGAGACCCGCGCCCGGCATGACGCTACATGGGGCGGGTTCGGCCAGGGCGTAAAATTCCCGCAAGCTGTTCTTCTCCGCCATATCCTGTCCAATCCGGACAGCGCGCCGGAAGACATCCTGATGGTAAAAAGCGATGTGGACGCCATGCTTTCATCTCCTTTGCGGGACCCCATTGGCGGCGGTTTTTTCCGTTACGCCAGGACCCGGGAGTGGGACTGGCCGGAACCGGAAAAGAACATGGCCCTCAACGCTGGGATGGTTAACCTGTTACTGGATGTTTACCGCGTCACAAAGGACAATGTATATCTGGCTTTCGCGGTGGAGACGGCCCAGTTCATGCTCCGGGAGTCCTACCGCCCCGGTGGAGGTTTCCGGGCGTCCCAACATTCCGCCGGAGGGGCGTATTACAAATGGACAGCAGACGGGCTGTTAAACGCCCTGGGCGGGGCGGATGGCCCATGGGCCGTAGATATGTTCGGGATGAGCGGCGCTGAAGGGCCGGCCTATCCACGCTTCGCTTCATGGAAAAGCGGGGAAGAGAATGATCCGGCGCAAAGGATGGAACGCGTTAAAAGCGTCTTGCTGGCCAAAAGAGGTCAAACCCTGGCGCCGGACATTGAACATGTAATGGTAACTTCATGGTCGGCGCTGGCCGCGTCGGCGCTGGTCAACATGTACACGGCCACAAGCGCCGAAAAATATTTGATTCCGGCGGTCCGCACCTATGAGTCCATCGAAAGCCATATGAAAAGCGGAGCCATTTTGCCCCATCTGGTGGACGACAAGGGGAAGAGTGGCGGTGGCGCGTTCTTAGAAGATTATTCAGCGTTCATGGCTCTGGCGCTGGATTTATATGAGGCCACGGGTGGAAAGGCATATCTGGCCATGGCGCGGAAAATGGCAATGGAAAGCGAGAAACTGTTCTTGGCGGATGGGGGAGGGTTGTTGATAGCCGCAGTGGACGCGGATGTTCCACTCACCCGGCAAAAAAGCTTTCTGGATGGGGCCGCTCCGGCCCCGGGGGGGCTTATGGCCCAGAATTACGCACGGCTTTACGGGTTCACAGGCCTGGTAAAATATTCCGAAAAAGCCGCCAGCGCCTCGGCGGATGGACTTAGGCTGTACGGCCTGGCCCCGCTGGCCGTGGCATCTTACGCCCAAGGGGCCATGATGGCCAAAGAAGGCGCAATGCTTTCAATCAGCTTGTCGGGCTCAGTTAACGACCCCGAATATTGGGCCGTGTTGGGGGAATTGCGGCAGGCGCCCATATTCAACAAGGTCATCATGACATCACCCAAACAAAGCGGGCCGGTGACGATGGAGGCCAGGCGCGCCGGAAACATAAAAACGATCACGGGCCCGCAAGCCATCCGTGAAATGGTAGAATCGGAAACGTTAAAATTTAAACAATTCGAAAAGTTATGGACAGCGACAAAGGACTCTCCGTTGAAATAG
- a CDS encoding amidohydrolase, translating to MIIDAHVHLVTMSMILSAQKKWDRVKPGIMERAIAHGRALIKRETLTFLKSVSIPALAHMWLEQMDKNGVDKALFLPIRGEGLSELDEFISLAPDRFKGYVFLDDPVKKSSQAVLRRWLATGRFRGLKLYPSLQMISAADKRLFPLYDICAEYSAPVLMHFGITHAPVSDYRFTNPLDIQYPSKLFPDTQFMIAHFGAGFFREILLLGFHSENIHLDTSGTNNWRLFLPSVMGLDGIFKRAIEVYGCQRILFGTDSVLNGVAGYRQFVLDEQAKVLKAIKLKKNDQALIMGGNAQRLFNLDK from the coding sequence ATGATAATAGACGCCCACGTCCATCTGGTAACCATGTCCATGATCCTTTCCGCCCAAAAAAAATGGGACAGGGTGAAGCCGGGCATCATGGAGAGGGCCATCGCCCATGGCAGGGCGTTGATCAAGCGGGAAACGCTGACGTTCCTCAAGTCGGTCTCCATCCCGGCCCTCGCCCATATGTGGCTGGAACAAATGGACAAGAACGGGGTGGATAAGGCGCTGTTCCTGCCCATCAGGGGCGAAGGCTTATCGGAGCTGGATGAATTCATAAGCCTGGCGCCTGACAGGTTTAAAGGTTATGTCTTCCTGGACGACCCGGTAAAGAAGAGCTCCCAGGCGGTTCTGCGCCGGTGGCTTGCGACTGGCCGGTTCCGGGGGCTGAAACTTTATCCATCCCTGCAAATGATTTCGGCGGCGGACAAACGGCTGTTCCCGCTGTACGATATTTGCGCGGAATATTCCGCTCCTGTCTTGATGCATTTTGGTATCACACACGCGCCGGTGTCCGACTACCGGTTCACAAACCCCCTGGACATCCAGTATCCTTCCAAGCTCTTTCCGGACACCCAGTTTATGATCGCCCATTTCGGAGCCGGGTTTTTCCGGGAGATACTTCTGCTGGGGTTCCATTCGGAGAATATCCATCTGGACACCTCCGGAACCAACAACTGGCGGTTGTTTCTTCCTTCGGTGATGGGGCTGGACGGGATTTTCAAACGGGCTATCGAGGTTTATGGCTGTCAAAGGATCCTTTTCGGCACCGACAGCGTTTTGAACGGCGTGGCGGGATACCGTCAATTCGTGCTGGATGAGCAGGCGAAGGTTTTGAAAGCCATAAAGCTTAAGAAAAACGACCAGGCGCTTATCATGGGCGGTAACGCCCAACGGCTTTTCAACCTGGACAAGTGA